The genomic window TAAGAAATCCTTTCACGACTCAGAACTTTTATAGAGAAGGAACCACCACAACTCTAGTCCAATTAAGGCTAAACCACCGATCGCAACACCAACTTTCAAGCCTAAAGGTTGCTCAATGCGGTGAAATTGGCTGGTTTGCTCTGACAAGTGGGCTGGCATTTCTGCTAATGTTACACCTGATCTTCCAGTGAGAAGCACTAAAGCTATAAGGCTTCCCCAAAGCATTTTTTTACTGAACATTTCCTAAATTACCCTGCAATTATGAGGTAGTTTTTGGTTGAAAGTTACGCAATCTGAGGGCATTGCTAACAACAGAGAGCGAAGAAAGAGCCATCGCAGCTCCGGCGATAATTGGATTGAGTAACCAACCAAAAATAGGGAACAGAATTCCCGCCGCAATGGGAATACCAATGACGTTGTAAATAAAGGCAAAGAAGAGATTTTGCCTGATATTATTGATGGTAGCGCGACTCAGTTGAATTGCTGTGACAATTCCTTGCAAATCTCCAGAAATTAGGGTGATATCGCTAGCTGCGATCGCCACATCTGTTCCCGTACCAATAGCAATTCCTACATCAGCCTGTGCTAGGGCTGGCGCATCATTTATGCCATCACCTACCATTGCGACAATTTTGGATTTTGGATTTTGGATTTTGGTGAGGTAGCCCCCGTCTTGGCGGTTCCCGTCGTTAGCGCTAGCGGTAGCGAGGAACGAGCGTCTGGGGGACTGCCGAACCCGAAGGGATTTGGGAAATCTCTCTATCTCCCCTTGCAGAGATTGGATAATCGCCGCTTTCTGATCTGGACGGACTTCGGCAAAGATTCGCTGGATGCCAACTTGTAGAGCGATCGCATCAGCAGTTTGACGATTGTCTCCGGTGAGCATTACTACTTCTAAACCTAACTTCTGTAAAGCTTTCACTACTGCTGTGGATGAAGGTTTGAGGGCATCGGCAATACCCATTATTCCTTGTAGTTCCCCATCTAGAGCAATCAAAATGACTGTTTTACCAACCGCTTCCCAGGCATCTTTATACTGCTGGAGAGTGATGGTGTTAATTCCAAGTTCTGTTAACCAGCGTTGTGTACCAATTTGCACAAGCTGATTTGAAACAACTGCTTGGACACCACTACCTGCGATCGCCTGAAAGTTCTTTGCCTCTGTTAAACTCACTTCTTGAAACTGGGCATATTTCACCACTGCTGATGCTAAAGGATGCTCAGAATTGTGTTCCACCGTTGCTGTTAACTGTAAAAGCTTGATTTCATTACCATTAGCTGTACCGTTGACAGTTACAAAGTCTGTAACTGTAGGTTTCCCCTGAGTCAAAGTGCCAGTTTTATCTAGAACGATGGTTTGAATTTTGTGTGCTAGTTCTAAGCTGTCTGCACCCTTAATCAAGATGCCATTTTCTGCACCTTTGCCCGTCCCCACCATTACAGAAGTGGGGGTAGCTAAACCCAGAGCACAAGGACAAGCGATAATCAATACACCCACCGTTGTCATTGTTGCTAGGGTGAGGTTGCCTGTGAAGTTAAACCAAATGACGAAAGTGGCGATCGCGATCGCAATCACAGCTGGGACAAACCATCCTGTCACTTGATCTGCCAAGCGCTGAATTGGGGCTTTAGAACCTTGGGCTTGTTGCACTAGTTTGACGATTTGAGCTAAAAACGTATCATTTCCGACTCGTGTCACCCGAAATTGAAATGCACCCGCACCATTAATCGTCGCCCCAATTACTTCATCTCCTGGTTGCTTTTTAACTGGTAAACTTTCACCCGTCACCATCGCTTCATCTACCGTCGAAGCGCCTGTAATCACTTCCCCATCTACCGGAATCTTTTCACCAGGACGCACCAAAATCACATCGTTGATTCTGACTTCGGCGATGGGAACATCAATTTCCCTACCATCGCGGATAACTCTGGCATCTCTAGCTTGCAGTCCAATGAGTTTGCGGATGGCTTCAGAAGTTTGTCCCCTAGCACGATTTTCCAACAACCGCCCCAACAAAATTAAGGTAATGACAATCGCGGCAACTTCGTAATAAATATGAGGTATCAAGCCCTGAGCAATAAAAAATTTTGGGAAAACAGTGACAAACAAAGAATATAAATACGCTGCACTTGTACCCAAAGCAATCAGCGTGTCCATCGTTGCTGTATGGCGCTTGAGGGTTTTCCAACCATTGCGGTAAAAAGATCCACCACACCAGAACACGACGGGGGTTGTCAGCACTAACTGTACCCAAGGATTTTGCAGGAAGCTTGGAATTAAGTCCAAGTTCAGTCCAGTCATCATGGGCAGCGACCCCAAAAATAGGAAAATGCTGATTACACCTCCCACTACTACTTTGAGGGAGAGTTGGCGTTGTAATGCTTGCCTACTTGCTTTCTCGGCATCATCTTCTTCAGAGAGCATTTCTTCCTGGAGTGAGTAAGAAGAGTATCCCGCAGCATCGATCGCAGCTTGGATTTTCTCCAAATTGGCTAGAGAGCGATCGTAATTGATGGCGGCTTGTTCGGCTCCAAAGTTAACGTTGCAGTCAATCACCCCAGGAACAGAGCGAATTGCCTTTTCGATGTTGTTGGCGCAAGCGGCGCAACTCATGCCTCGAAGTTTGAGTGTGAGAGTATCCATAACTAGATGAACCGCCGTGATTGATGTGGGAGGATCTTAAAGATTAAGCAACTGGATAGCCAGCAGCAGCCAACGCTTCCTTAATTGCTGTTTCTGATGCTTGAGTTTCTACACTGACAAGCTTGGTTGTCGGATCAGCCTGAATGCTGGCGTTGGCATCGACTGCCTGAAGTGCTTTGGTGATGGTGCCTGCACAAGCAGAACAAGCCATATTGGGAACTGTGAGTTGGAGAGTCATAGATTTACGGGATAAAAATGAACAACCTAGCCAGATCAAACTAGATGATTGAGGGACAACCGTCAACAGTCAGAAATAACTGGAAAGAAAGTCGCCTTGAATTCATCCTAGACTCTCTAGCCGGCTGGAGAGTCTAGAGAATTTTAAAAGTTTTTAGCATAACTTCAAATTTCTTTACATATTATGTAGTGCATTAGCTGTCAAAAATACAAAATACTACAAGACACTTGTCTTCCGATGCAAGTATGTGTTATTAAGAATCTGTATTAATGCAATTACCGCATAAGATTGTTGATTATTTTGCAATCACCTGGTTAGATAAAAATTTACTCAGCATTATGGATAAGAGCAATGTCTATCTACGACGGGCTAGGCCTACGCTTCTTTCTCTTCACTTGATCATAAAAAAGGTTTAGTTGAGTGCTAAACCTCTATATATTTAGTACTTAAGCAGACATACCAGATTAATTTAGACTTATTTTGATAGCAGTTAGTCTTCCTATAGACTGTATCCAAATATTGTGAAGACTGATATACAATTACTCGCTAAGTCATAAGAAAAGACTTAGTAAAACCAAAGCTCTATATATACCAAGCATTTACTGCACTAAGATTAATTTAGACTGACCCTTACTTTAGTTAATCTTTCTACAGGGTGTATGCAAATATTCTTAAATCGGAGACAATATTTAATTTTTAATTATTAGAAAAAAGCTTTGGCTGTCAAGCAAACCTCAAGAAAAAACACTCTGGATATTATTCCAGGGTGCATACACGTCTTTCAGGCATTAATAGCCTAAATAGTAACTTTGTAAAATAGTTATTCCTACTATCCATAGAATGATAAAAATATTGATTTTAGGACTTATGCATTGATAGGAACGCTTCTGAACCTTTAGACGTGAGCAAGCAACTATAACTCGTTGGATGAAGGAGAAAACTTAAGTGTTTTTAGGTAGTTGCACAGTGAACAAACTACCTTTACCTACTTCAGAGGTGACCTGGATAGTTCCTGCGTGCGCTTCTACAATCCGGTGGGATAGATGTAGTCCTAAGCCACTACCTGAGCGTTTATGTTTACCTTGGCGAAATCGCTTGAAAATTGTTGCCTGATCTTCTGGCGCAATCCCATATCCTGTATCTTGGATCTCGATTGTTACCGAATCTTGATTTCCTGGATGAGGTGATGTTTCAAAAATGCGGATTGTGATGCCTCCTGTATCTGTAAATTTGATCGCATTTGCGATCAGATTGTTTAGCACCCGGCGTAGTTCCAAGCGATCGCCCATAATAATACCAGCGTTTTTACCCAGTGGGTCTAATTCACGGCTGTCTATTACCAGAGTCAAGCCTTTTTCACTCGTTAGAGGACTTAGTTCGCTCACTACTTCTTGAGATATCTCACGTAAATCGCATATTTCCCAATTCAACGTTTTTTTACCTGCCTCGAAGCGATAGACTTCTAGGAGGGTGTTCACCATTTCCATCAAATTTTGGTTACTGCGAATCATGACTGCGATCGCCTCTTTCATTTCCGGCGAAATTTTGCAGAATGTTTCCATCTCAAACAAATTCAACATGCGATCGGCGGCTACTAGGGGAGTTCGCAAATCATGAGTCAGACGCGAAACAAAGTCTTCCCGTTGGCGGGCCATTTTTTGTTGTTCGTCCAGACTATGCTTGAGACGCAACAGCGATCGTACCCTTGCCAGTAGTTCATCGGTATCAAATGGTTTACGAATAAAGTCGTCAGCACCAGCATCCAAACCTTCGACAACGCTAGATTCGTGAAAGGCAGTAATTAACAGAATTGGAATATAACTAATTGCTGGGTTATTCCGAATCCGACGTGTGACTTCATAACCATCGATTCCCGGCATCATCACATCTAACAGAATCAGATCGGGTGGAGATTGTTCAACTTGCTGCAAAGCCTTTATTCCATCTGAAACCAAGTCAATTTCATAGCCCTCAATTTCTAAAATTGCTTGAACCAAAATGAGATTATCTAGAGTATCATCAACTGCGAGGATACGAGAAATTTTATTATTTTCAACTACAGCCATAATTTATCAACTTTTATTAGTTTTCTTGAAAGTAATTTATAGTTTAAATTTAGGATATCCTATTGCTGCTTACCTGGTTTGAGAAGATGAATGATGCGGATTTTTAGCTCTGCTAAAAATATCATCACCATCTAACTGTACATCTGGAGCATCGGCTGCTTCAGTGAATAATGTGATTTGACGGGGCAATTCAATTTTAAACATTGAACCGCTCCCCAATTTGCTCTCAAGAAAAATTTTGCCGCCCATCATTCGCACCAGCGAATCTATAATTGCCAAACCCAGACCTGTACCTGGATATTTGCGAGTGATAGTTTGATCGACTTGCCGAAATGCTTCAAAAATACGTTTAAAATCTCTGGGTGCTATGCCAATACCTGTATCCCGAACAACAATTGTCACTCGACTTGCAGGTAATTCCTTAACCTCAACCCAAATTTCTCCAGACTCTGTGAACTTAATGGCGTTGGAGAGCAGGTTAATTAAAATCTGTTTGATCCGAACTTGATCATTAAATACCAAAGTATTTTGCAAATCGGTTTGTACTAACAATGATAGATTTTTGGCATCAGCAAGGGAACGCATTTCACCTACAGCGAGATTTATTACCTTTGATACATCAAATATTTCCGCCTTTAAGTCTAATCGTCCTGCCTCCAACTTGGAAAAGTCAAGAACTTCATTGACTAGCATCAGCAAATGCTTGCCATTATTCAAGATCCGCTCAACCATATCTGCTTGCTGGTGCGTTAGTTGACCGAACTTAGAACGGAACAGTATTTGCGAAAAACCAATAATCGCATTCATCGGCGTTCTGAGTTCGTGGGACATAGTTGCCAAAAAATGTGATTTTAGCTGTGATACCTCCAATAGCTTGAAGTTTTGCATTTGAATCTTTTGCTGTTGTCTTTCCAATTCTTGGTTCTTACGAATGAGTTGTTCATGACTTTCTCTAAGCTGCTGGTTTACCAAAGCTGCCTGCGTTTCAGCCCGATAAATCCGAATCGCACTCCGCAAAACTTGTAGCAACATTTCTGGAGATATCTTAGACTTAGGTAGATAGTCTGTAGCACCAGCTTTGATTAATTGCACAGCAATTTGTTCATCTCCTTGAGCAGTTAGGACTACTGAAGGAACTTTAATTTTTGAAGAACGTAGCTGTTGAATAAAGGTTAGTCCATGCTGATCTGGTAAGCGATAGTCGAAGAAAACACAATCATAGGCAGTAGTGTTTAAGGCAGAAAACGCATCATTGCCATCGCTTACTTCAAACAGTTCCATTTGAACACCTGCTTTAGTCAGCGCATCACGGACTGCCATCCGGTCAACTTCGTTATCGTCTACAACCAAAATTTTCAGCGTCTGTTTCATCAGTTTTTATTTTTGCCGCCAAAGATAGGTTGATATATGATGTTTTTTTTTTCAGATTATCCAACTAAAGAATATAAGATTTTCGGACATCTAAAATCTCTCACTTGATTAACTAAGGCATTTTGTATAATATCCAATACTTCTCTTTAGGTTGAATTCAGTCTGTTGTATTCTCAATCTGGTTAATTTACCAGAATATTGGAATTCAACTCCTAGTTAATGACTAATAGCTTTAAAACAATTAGCAATTAATAAACTGAAAACTATTGCTCTGAAGACAACAGTTAGAGCTGATATAAAGTAAAATAAAATACTTTACTAAGCTTAAAACAATTGTAAATGAGTCAGCAAGCGACCGTCGTCACCCATTGGTCAGAGTTGCATACCATTATCGTCTACCATAAGCTTGAGTAATTTTACTCATCAGATTGCTTAAACCAGGTAGATGAGAAAGTACTACCTGTATTTATTTGTGAATTTGAAGTAATCCTACCTCCTGGAATTTTGACAATTTTCTGAACGATCGCCAGGCCTGTGTTAGGATTTTTTTGGCGATCGCGGACTTCCACTGTTTGGAAAATTCCCCAGACCTTCTTGTGAACTTTGGGAAGAATACTAAGTGCTTCCAAGCCTTTTAGCATTAAAAAGATTACTTGTCCACCTTGATTGCTCAAGGGTCTAAATTGTGAACCGTAAGTCTCCCACCATATGGATGCACGAGTGATTACCTTTGGTAGTTGTGCTTGAATTCCTTTTGAAATTGTCCACCAATGAGCCTGATAATTCAGGTCATGTGGAAAATAAGAGGGCGAAATTCTAACCCCCCAGCCCCAACCTACAAGGGTTGGGGGAAAATTCAAAACCTCTCAAAAGCAGGAGAGAGGAATGGAAGTAAGGTTTTTCAGAAGCCGTGAAAAGTCAGAAGTTCGATCTGTTGTAATTTGTCCATTTTTGTAAGCTTTTTTCAAAGCTTTATACAAGATAATAGTAATTAACTAATGGAAGATAGCAACTAAGCGGATGGGTGTAAATAAATCTAATATGGACTGTCATTGCGTTTAATTATGCCTACCTACTTAAAAGCTGAATTCTGAGCAAACGGGGCAATTTTGCACTATTGTCAATATTTCATACTTTTTGTGTAAGTATCTATATATCTCCAGCTAGATATGTCCTCTATCTAAATACTAAAAGATAGGATGTTTCTTATTTCTATCGGTGGATGCATACTGGTTGAAAAATCATCTATCTTTAGTTTGGGAAAATAGATAGATAGCGCTTATAAAAGGTAATACTTTGAAAGATTCCAAACAGCGTAAGAGTAAGTATAGCTATGAATGAAATTAGTATTATTTTAATTGAAGATCACGACTTAACGCGAATGGGGCTACGAGCGGCATTACAATCTCATAGCGCATTGAAGGTAATTGGCGAAGCAGCAAATGCTACCCAAGGATTAAAACTTTTAGAAACGGCAAAGCCAGATGTAGCTGTTGTAGATATCGGCTTGCCTGACATGGATGGCATCGAACTCACCCGTAAATTCAAACGCTACCAAGCTGAAACTGGGCAAGGCACAACGAAGATTTTGATCCTGACAATGGATCATACAGAGGATGCTGTACTTGCAGCTTTCGCAGCGGGTGCTGATTCTTATTACATGAAAGAAACAAGTATCAGTAAATTAACGGAGGCAATCCAAGCAACTCACGGCGGTAACTCTTGGATTGATCCGGCAATTGCCAACGTGGTATTGCGGAAGATGCGGCAAGGTATTCCTGGAGAGAGCCAAAACTCTGACAAGCCCAAGACTGTAAAAATTGAGGCGCTGGCGTCAGAATATGAGCAAGTTTTGGAAACATACCCCCTGACTCAACGTGAACTGGAAATCCTAGAGTTGATTGTAGCTGGGTGTAGCAATGGGCAAATTGCCGAGAAACTTTATATTACAGTTGGTACTGTGAAAACCCATGTTCGTAATATTCTAAATAAATTATGTGCCGATGACCGTACCCAAGCTGCTGTTAGGGCCCTACGTTCTGGGTTGGTGGCGTAAGGGATTGGACAAGCAGCAGGGAACAGGGAGCAGAGCAAGAAGAGGTAGGGGAGCAGGGAGCAGGCAGCAGAGGGGAAAGAGGTAATTTTAATTTTGCCCCCAGCCAGAACTGCCCCTCTGCCTCTTTAACCCAATCGTTCCTGTAAACATTCCGCAATGCGTAATGCGGCTCCCGGTTTACCCATGCGTCGTAGACCATTTTCGGCAATAATTTGCAAAATATCAGGATTTTTGAATAGGGACTGGACTATTTGGGCAACTTCTGCTGGCTGCTCGACTAAAATCAAAGATGAGCCTAAATGACGACTTTGAGCTTCAGCAAAGCCCGGGTTAAATTGGGGCCCATTACCCGGAATCGCGATCGCAGGTTTCCCCAAACCGATAAACTGTTCTGTGGCTGTACCTGCCATTGCGATCGCTAAATCTCCCAAATGCAGACAGTCATTATAGGCTTGTTGTGTCAGCAATAAATATGCATTCCTGTGTTTAAATGTCAAGACATTTGGATCAGAGATTTTGAGAGGAGATGCCGATTGAGTGCGCCAGCCTTGGGATTGCACACTTTGAGATAAAATATTAGAGTCTAAACCAGGAGCGATCGCACCTAAAAACACTACTGTGCCAGAAGTATAGAACACTGAATCTCGCTCCTGGAAACTTGCCATCAACGCAGATACGGCAATCAGAATTGTTTCCCAGTTAGTGTATGCCTCTGGTGGACGAGAACCAGGAAGAAGAGTCACCATAAAAGGTCGAACTGTCTCTTGCTGTTGACTATCCTGACTATAAAATTGTTGGCGTGAAAAGGTCGGTTGCAGACCATCCATCATCGGATTACCCAAATTAAAAGCTGGAATTGGCCATTGTTTTAATATTTCCGTCGTCAGTGCATCTCTAGGGAACACTGCCTTACAACAGCGACGACTCATTAACCAACGTTCCCAAGGATGGTAAACTGAACCAGAAAAGTTTTCCCAACGCGCATCTTTGGATTTGCGTGGTAATAATCCAGCTTCATCCCGCACATAATATTCAGATTTCGCCGTACCCACAAAAGCATAATTAGCGCCACTGAAAGTTGCAAACAATAGCGGCACAATATCTCCCACAGCTAAAATTGCTCTTTTATTACCTAATTTTTTTTGAGAACTCACCCAACGGCGGACAGCTTTAATCTGGCTGAGGGTAAGTTGCAATAAACCACCGCGTACATCCCGCACTAATTGGCGACCATCCATATAAATAAAGCCGCCAGAAGGCATAGTGCGGACTGAACCGATCAGAGGGATATTCAACTGTTGATAAGCACGTCCTTCACCCACCAGAGATAAAGCAAATATCTCTGGTGGGTTTGATTGTCGTTGGAGTTCTTGCAAAATCTGAACTGCAATTACATCTTCCCCATGACCATTACTTAATACAAGTAACCGCAAAGGAGAAGTTGCAGCTTGGGAGTTAGAGGCTAGGGATAAGCGAGATACATTACTCATAAGAAACAAAACATCAATATTAACGGGGCTTTTTTATCTAGGAGAGCGGGCGGCAGATTTGCCTAACTCGTTTGAAGTGGCGGATTACTTGCGTACTGGTGCGGCGATTTACTACCGCAGAGGTGGTTTTAATAGTGCGATCAATATTCGTAATCTATTTAATACCGAGTATGTCGCTTTCAGTTATGGATTATATTTTCAAACAGCTGAACCTTTTATAATAATCGGCTCCATCAGTTGGGAGTTTTAACTGGCTTGCTTTGTTGGTCATCGGCCGAACAACCTGCCCCAGAAGAGTTTTCACCTTTGTACAACATCCGAAACTCAATCTGCAAGTTTGAAATGATTAGGGCTTGGCTTGGGGCTATTTGATCAGCGTGCATTTAGGCAAACCTGTAAATCAACTGCGTGACGGATAAATGATCACTGCTTGCCAATCACTAAGTTTGGCACGGTTGCAGTAGAAATATAACGATGATTCCGCAAATAGCCATTTGTAAAGTTGTTTATCCGTCTTGGAAAGTTGCTCTACTTGGGGAGACCCCATCGCCTTTGGCGTCTCCCCTTCTCCCAAATGGAGAGGCTAGCGCCTGCCGTAGGATGCCCAAAGGGCTGTAGGGAGAAGACCGCACTTTCTGCTTTTTGGAACTGCACCTCACAGAAATATACAACATCCGTACCTTCGTTTTCTGGTAGTAAAAATACCCCATCTATTTCAAACTTCGGTTCTTTAACAGCTACTGAATCAAAACGATAACTTTATGCATTTATTGATGTATTTGTCAATAGTTCAAATAGCAAACTGGCGATTGTTGAAAAATGAAAGAATTTTACTGAATTTTTGCTTATGGTTAATAGTAAGGCAGCAAAACCCAGACTTGAGCAATTTGCAGGCAGACTTGTAAATCATAGAAGCGATCGCTTTTAATGTGGCTAGAGTCGAGTCAGTGAGTTGCTCTTTAGGCGTTGTAGCAAGTAGGATGTCGAATCAAGTTTCCTGCTTGACATCACAGACGTGGAAGACAACTTGAGTCTGTTTTTTCCTTCAGGATTTCTCAACTCCCGCGTTATCCTATGAAAAAGATAAAACTGTTGTGATCGTGGGGAGGTTTTTCCCGCTTAGGGAGTTCCAACAACTAAATCATCCTGTAGGATAGACAGGCAAGAACCCTGCTCGATATAAAATATGGGAAAATTTTTTGGTAATCCCTCAAGACTCAGAACTCCCTAGTTATCTGCTCACTCAAGACTCAGGATTCTCTATGTTAGCAGGCACAATTTTGCAGGATGGAAAATATACCCTAATTCAAGAAATAGGGCGGGGTGGCTTTGGCATTACGTTTAAAGCTACCCATCACTACTTGGGTCAGGAGGTGGTGATGAAAACCATCAATGAACGGCTGCGACAACATCCTGATTTCGCGAAATTTGAGCGCCAATTCCAAGATGAAGCCAGACGATTAGCTACGTGTATCCACCCAAATATAGTTCGAGTCAGCGACTTTTTTGTTGAAGCTGGACTGCCTTACATGGTGATGGAATACATTCCTGGCGAAACCTTGACAGACGCATTTGTATTACCAGGGATACCAATGCCTGAAGCTACAGCAATTCATTACATCCGGCAAATTGGGGCAGCTTTACAGGTAGTACACAACAACGGTTTGCTGCACAGAGATGTCAAACCAGATAATATCATCCAACGCCTTGGAACGCAGGAAGTAGTGCTGATTGATTTTGGCATTGCCAGGGAATTTAATGGCAGTGTGAGGCAGACTCACACGGGTATGGTTTCTGAGGGCTATTCTCCAATTGAGCAGTACCTAACGCAAGCGCCGCGCACACCCGCCACGGATGTTTATGGTTTAGCCGCAACCTTGTATGCCCTGTTGACTGCTCAAGTTCCTATGCCAGCATTATTGCGCGATCGCGAGCAAATGCCTTCCCCCCGCGAACTGCAACCACACTTGAGTGCTGCTGTCAATCAAGCGGTAATGCGCGGTATGGCGGTGGAGTCTCGTTTTCGGCCAGCAACTGTTGCTGAATGGTTACAACTGCTACCTGGAAATGGGGTGAATATGACACCGGAAGCGTTAGCCACTTACGCAGTGCCAACTGTCAATTTATCTGCCCAACAGGCAGCATTAATTGGGAAAACTACCCAAAATCGCCTTCATAGACCATCTGCATTGGTGCAGCCCAACCCAGGCATCGCCAAGGAGACTGTAGTGGCGAAAAAACTGGGGTCATCTAAAATATTCATTGGTATAGGTGTAGCCTTGATTGCCGCTACAGCAGGTTTTGGCATCACTAGAATCTTACCCAAATCTCAGCCGCAGCCAACAACAAAACCGCTTTTTG from Nostoc sp. UHCC 0926 includes these protein-coding regions:
- a CDS encoding heavy metal translocating P-type ATPase, whose product is MDTLTLKLRGMSCAACANNIEKAIRSVPGVIDCNVNFGAEQAAINYDRSLANLEKIQAAIDAAGYSSYSLQEEMLSEEDDAEKASRQALQRQLSLKVVVGGVISIFLFLGSLPMMTGLNLDLIPSFLQNPWVQLVLTTPVVFWCGGSFYRNGWKTLKRHTATMDTLIALGTSAAYLYSLFVTVFPKFFIAQGLIPHIYYEVAAIVITLILLGRLLENRARGQTSEAIRKLIGLQARDARVIRDGREIDVPIAEVRINDVILVRPGEKIPVDGEVITGASTVDEAMVTGESLPVKKQPGDEVIGATINGAGAFQFRVTRVGNDTFLAQIVKLVQQAQGSKAPIQRLADQVTGWFVPAVIAIAIATFVIWFNFTGNLTLATMTTVGVLIIACPCALGLATPTSVMVGTGKGAENGILIKGADSLELAHKIQTIVLDKTGTLTQGKPTVTDFVTVNGTANGNEIKLLQLTATVEHNSEHPLASAVVKYAQFQEVSLTEAKNFQAIAGSGVQAVVSNQLVQIGTQRWLTELGINTITLQQYKDAWEAVGKTVILIALDGELQGIMGIADALKPSSTAVVKALQKLGLEVVMLTGDNRQTADAIALQVGIQRIFAEVRPDQKAAIIQSLQGEIERFPKSLRVRQSPRRSFLATASANDGNRQDGGYLTKIQNPKSKIVAMVGDGINDAPALAQADVGIAIGTGTDVAIAASDITLISGDLQGIVTAIQLSRATINNIRQNLFFAFIYNVIGIPIAAGILFPIFGWLLNPIIAGAAMALSSLSVVSNALRLRNFQPKTTS
- a CDS encoding heavy-metal-associated domain-containing protein, whose product is MTLQLTVPNMACSACAGTITKALQAVDANASIQADPTTKLVSVETQASETAIKEALAAAGYPVA
- a CDS encoding hybrid sensor histidine kinase/response regulator, with the translated sequence MAVVENNKISRILAVDDTLDNLILVQAILEIEGYEIDLVSDGIKALQQVEQSPPDLILLDVMMPGIDGYEVTRRIRNNPAISYIPILLITAFHESSVVEGLDAGADDFIRKPFDTDELLARVRSLLRLKHSLDEQQKMARQREDFVSRLTHDLRTPLVAADRMLNLFEMETFCKISPEMKEAIAVMIRSNQNLMEMVNTLLEVYRFEAGKKTLNWEICDLREISQEVVSELSPLTSEKGLTLVIDSRELDPLGKNAGIIMGDRLELRRVLNNLIANAIKFTDTGGITIRIFETSPHPGNQDSVTIEIQDTGYGIAPEDQATIFKRFRQGKHKRSGSGLGLHLSHRIVEAHAGTIQVTSEVGKGSLFTVQLPKNT
- a CDS encoding ATP-binding response regulator, whose protein sequence is MKQTLKILVVDDNEVDRMAVRDALTKAGVQMELFEVSDGNDAFSALNTTAYDCVFFDYRLPDQHGLTFIQQLRSSKIKVPSVVLTAQGDEQIAVQLIKAGATDYLPKSKISPEMLLQVLRSAIRIYRAETQAALVNQQLRESHEQLIRKNQELERQQQKIQMQNFKLLEVSQLKSHFLATMSHELRTPMNAIIGFSQILFRSKFGQLTHQQADMVERILNNGKHLLMLVNEVLDFSKLEAGRLDLKAEIFDVSKVINLAVGEMRSLADAKNLSLLVQTDLQNTLVFNDQVRIKQILINLLSNAIKFTESGEIWVEVKELPASRVTIVVRDTGIGIAPRDFKRIFEAFRQVDQTITRKYPGTGLGLAIIDSLVRMMGGKIFLESKLGSGSMFKIELPRQITLFTEAADAPDVQLDGDDIFSRAKNPHHSSSQTR
- a CDS encoding response regulator transcription factor; the protein is MNEISIILIEDHDLTRMGLRAALQSHSALKVIGEAANATQGLKLLETAKPDVAVVDIGLPDMDGIELTRKFKRYQAETGQGTTKILILTMDHTEDAVLAAFAAGADSYYMKETSISKLTEAIQATHGGNSWIDPAIANVVLRKMRQGIPGESQNSDKPKTVKIEALASEYEQVLETYPLTQRELEILELIVAGCSNGQIAEKLYITVGTVKTHVRNILNKLCADDRTQAAVRALRSGLVA
- a CDS encoding lipid-A-disaccharide synthase-related protein, with product MSNVSRLSLASNSQAATSPLRLLVLSNGHGEDVIAVQILQELQRQSNPPEIFALSLVGEGRAYQQLNIPLIGSVRTMPSGGFIYMDGRQLVRDVRGGLLQLTLSQIKAVRRWVSSQKKLGNKRAILAVGDIVPLLFATFSGANYAFVGTAKSEYYVRDEAGLLPRKSKDARWENFSGSVYHPWERWLMSRRCCKAVFPRDALTTEILKQWPIPAFNLGNPMMDGLQPTFSRQQFYSQDSQQQETVRPFMVTLLPGSRPPEAYTNWETILIAVSALMASFQERDSVFYTSGTVVFLGAIAPGLDSNILSQSVQSQGWRTQSASPLKISDPNVLTFKHRNAYLLLTQQAYNDCLHLGDLAIAMAGTATEQFIGLGKPAIAIPGNGPQFNPGFAEAQSRHLGSSLILVEQPAEVAQIVQSLFKNPDILQIIAENGLRRMGKPGAALRIAECLQERLG
- a CDS encoding serine/threonine-protein kinase yields the protein MLAGTILQDGKYTLIQEIGRGGFGITFKATHHYLGQEVVMKTINERLRQHPDFAKFERQFQDEARRLATCIHPNIVRVSDFFVEAGLPYMVMEYIPGETLTDAFVLPGIPMPEATAIHYIRQIGAALQVVHNNGLLHRDVKPDNIIQRLGTQEVVLIDFGIAREFNGSVRQTHTGMVSEGYSPIEQYLTQAPRTPATDVYGLAATLYALLTAQVPMPALLRDREQMPSPRELQPHLSAAVNQAVMRGMAVESRFRPATVAEWLQLLPGNGVNMTPEALATYAVPTVNLSAQQAALIGKTTQNRLHRPSALVQPNPGIAKETVVAKKLGSSKIFIGIGVALIAATAGFGITRILPKSQPQPTTKPLFEQPTQKPAAKVPSFENGEQTNTTSRTESAPVSNSKQRRRNRRSSPPETPSNPTGESQRRDSEQSAPLPKVSPTPSLVEKLRAIRSSRNASPAPLPQNNSPVFKQNSASPQPLNRSHPVVIPTAPSTESKQSDPSGVVVPTQETPNSPIQSQPQNDKFPEKLGDDNN